AAGGGTGCTGCcaggcacagccccagcccccatggGGTGAGGGGCCCGGgagcccctgctgcccccggggGAGAACCGAAGGGCTcaggggctgctgctgcggccACGGCAGGGGAGATGCTCCCaccccctctgctccctgcaccctctcAGCACCGACCCTCCCAGCCCGGTAAAGCCGCCCCGGCTGCCCCTTGCAGCGCGGGAGCCCTGGCCCTGTGCAGGGCTGCACTATGGCCCCCGCGGCCACGAGCCCAgcgcagccccgggccggtggcTGGAGAAGGGGCAGAACCGCAGCACCGGATCCTCCAGCCCCCGCGACGTCCCCGGGGCTCAGCACAGGCGGTGCAAGCACGGAGCCACAGCCAGCAAGTGCACGGCGGGTTAAAGGGATGCAGCCTCCAGGCAACACTGCTTGGTGCCTGGCTCTGCTCTGCACGGGGGATGCTGTGCATGGCAAGGGGGGGCTCTGGCATGGCCCCCTgtcgccgccccgctgccgcggcACCTTCCTGCTCACAGTGCCAGGCCCGGGGAGTTAAACCCGCGCCTTGGCCCTGCTCACGTGTCAGCGGGCGACACAGGGACCGCGGGAGGCTTCACACTGCCCCGGCAGCACCGGGCCGGGGGGCAGCTCCCGCACCCCCCTGCACGGCCCCAGCACCAGGCAGGCCCCAGGCAGCCTCTAGCTCAGAGCTTTATTGAGgttttgcacaaaaaaaaagaaagaaaaacaaaaaagaacaaggtCACGGTGTCAGCCCGCAAGGTCACTTCAGGTGCCTgcccgcggcggagggggcggcggcgggggggggccctcAGCTGTTCTCGAAGGCCCCGCGCTGGTGCCACTGCTGGTCGCGGATGCGCCGCACCGACTGGATCAGGGGCTGGCTGGCGTCCCACTCGTTCCAGTGCCGGTACTCGCCCTTCTCCAAGACGTACTGGCGGCCCCGGTAGCCGGGGTACTCGTAGCCCACCCACCTGCGCCGGAGAGAGCGAGCggtgggcgccggggccggggccggggccggggccggggccgagcccccacggcggcggcggtgcccgcggcggccgcccttACGTTCCGTTGAGGGCCCTGGCGCTGGCCACGCGGTCCTGGAAGCCGTGGGCCCACAGGCTGGGCACGTCGTCGTCCACGATCTCCATCTTGCGCCCGGCGAAGCCCGCGTTCTCAAAGAGGTGCAGCTTGTGGTCGGGGCTGtcctgggggggcggggggggggggtcaggccgTGGGTCGGGGGGCAGCGTCCCCGCGCCCCGCttgccgcggcggggaggggggaggcgcgTGGGGGcagggccgcccgcgcccccgggggGGCAACTCACGATCTGGATGGGGCGGATGGACATGAGGCTGtcgctgctgcggctgctggacCAGGAGTCCCAGCGCGGGTAGTCGCCCTTCTCCAGCACGAACTGCTCCCCGGCGAAGGCCTGCCGCTCGAAGCCCAGCCACCTGCGGGGACAAgcgaggcggcgggcgggcggccgggccgcggaccggccccgcggcggcggggggtggggtggggggggcaccccgggCCCGGCGTCTCCCCGCACTTACGGGCCAGACTCCACCTGGATGGACCCGACCTTCTCCAGCGCCTTCTCGGCGATGTTGGGGAGCTCCTCCGTCAGCTCGCACTTCTTGCCCTGGAAGTTCTCCATCTCGTAGATGGTGATCTGAGCGGGGAGAGGCGGCGTCGCGGGGCCGCGGAcacggcccgggggggccggggctccccgAGGAGCGGGGACGTGCCGTGGCCGAGCAGCGGCAAAGCAAAGCCGAGGCTCCCTTCCACCCTGCGCAgagccgctgccggccccggcagGGAGAGGGGCTGAGGCCCGTCCTCGCCGTCACACGGCTCTGCCCGGGCGGACGGCTCCCACCTCTACCTTAGCAGCCGAGCACTGACCACAAACATTGCTCTGTGAAACGGGCCGATGTTTCATCGGCAAGAGGCTGAAAGCAAGTTCACCCCTTCAAAGGCAGCATCCAAATTGCACCAGGTTTGTGTCAAGAGCCCCCGGGGACCCGTGTCGGCGCTTTcctgccccaggacccccttCGCAGCCGATCGTTCCCTCTAGGTCCAAGAGCTCCtcggcctggcctggccctcgGGGCAAACTCGGTCCCTGGCGTTTTGACCTAGAGCCTGCCGGGTGCAGACACCGCAAAACCTCGCCCAGAGCCGCCCCGGGATGGCGGCCGAGGCCTCCCCCAGACCCCGTCGCCCCGTCCCAGGGCTCCAAGGAAGGAGACGGCACCCGCCATCCCCAGGGGCTTCCCTGCAGCCCAAACCAGCGACAGACCACGCTCCCAGTGTCCCTCTGCCATCCGAGGCCTTTCAGGAGGCCGAGCCCAGGCTGCAGGATTCGCTCTCGTCTCTGTCCTTCCCCGGCCAAGACCAGAGCCTGCCGCTTTGCCCCCCTATTTCCCAGCTGCGGGACGGGCTGGGGCCGTTGCAAAACTCGTAGCTGATCTACCGCTCTCCCAGGCACCAGGTATTTCCTACTGACAGCTGTCACACAGCAAACAGCACTGCCCTCAAACGCAAGTAAGTAACTGCTTTAGGACCTGCTCGAGCCCTCCAAGCCCCCGCGCGCAGCGTTTTGCCTGccgcagcgcggcacggccccgcagagctgctggacgtgcccggggccggcgcggccggcTCAGCACCAGGACCCGCGCCGCTGCTCTGCTCCTCCGGACAGGGCAAAGCAGGAACGCAAAGGCAGCGTCAAACCAAATGCCAGGCGCGGAGGGGTTGTCCTACGTCCACGAGGGCCGGCAAAGCCTCCTCCCTGCCGCCTCTGCCTGGGGAGGGAGCGACCCCCCACCACAAATACTGCTGGAAACGCAGCTTTTCACAGCTATAGCCCAGAATTACAACCTAAAAAACTTGGGGCATTTCACTGCTCTAACCCACAGTCTCTGCTGTGACAAAACACTTGATCTCCTGGATTAAAAAGCTGTGCAGCTGCCCGTGTCACGGACTGCCAGGCGGAATTATTTGGAGGCAACAGATGCCCAGAGAAGCTTCTCCTGCTCTCAGGCAGCAGTAAATCACCCAAGCAGAGCACCTCTCCCCAGCCCGGGGACACCACCACGCTCGGCCGCCTGGACAAGGAGCCCGTCCATCCAAGCAGCGACACCAGCGCACTGCCGCACGCGCAGAGCTATCGGCTGCCGCCTCTGCAAACACGGACCGCAGCAGTCGGAGAGACGGATTTACGCGCACGCTCCAGCGCAAGGTGACCTCCAGCCCCACGCAACGCTGCTCCGCAGCCGGCCCCTGCCAGGGTACCTTGTAATTGCCACCTCGCTCGCCAGCACCCTCCCCGGTCGCCATCTGCTCGGGGGGACTTTGCTGCTCAGTCATCGTGCCTGAAAAACCCCAAATTGCAGAAGGTTAGCACAGCATCATTTTCACGTGAGACGGTCATTAaattataaaacatttaattataataaaaaaaagtgatcaAGCTTGCATAAAAACAGGTAGCAAAAAGTAGCGTTCCTGAAGACAGCTGTTTTCTGCTCTGCAAATGCACAGGGATTTCTAGGCTAGGAGCAAGCGTTCCCTCATTTATCCTCTCCGTCCTCATGGGCCCTGCATCCTCACCCAGGCTTTACGGTGCTGGGCCAAATAGCCTCGGGTTGAACCAAGTCTTCTTCCGAGAGACAAGGGATCCCTCTCTAACCCTGGGACGCTGTCCCAGTGGTTTAATGAACTCGTTTCTGACAGCCTGCCCTTTGTTCCGGCAGGAATTTGTCTGGTTTCAGCTTCCAGCTGTGACATCTTTGGCCACGAGCTTAAAAGGCCGAGCACGCTCCCGTGCTGCCGCGACCGCCGCTCTTTGGTGGCCCGAGacgcccggccccggcagccacTCGGGGCTGCGTCGTCTGTCGGGACAGAGAGGGAGATGATCGACCTCTGCTCTCACATTGCAGCTCACAGCAGCACTTTCCTGCTTGAATAGGAAACCACAGGCTGACATgcctcctgccttctcctctcGCCACGCTAATTTAACGGGACATCGAGAGCTTAGTAAGAGATGAATAAAGAAACCGAGTCTGACTAGAGTCCTTAAAAATCTTAAAACCCTGCAGCATCACTTCTTGCCAAACATCAGCAAAATATCCACTCTAGCAAGAGACCTCAGCTCAGACACGCACGCTAATTCGCTTTCCAAGCCCCTTCCAGCCCAGCCAGCGACGCTGCTGCTACCTCGCCTGGAGTGGCCGCGCTCTGACGGCCGGTTTTGGAGGCCGTGCTATTTATGGGCTGCTTCTGAACAGAACAGCACATTATTTGGATGCTGATGCAGCAGCTGCGTCTACTGAATTCCATCCATGAGATTTCATTTCAATAGCGCGAGTTCGCAGCGTACTatggaaatgttttcaaatttctCCCGTCTGTCCCTTAAAAATGTGCCACTCGATTTACAGAAGATTAGCGTCAAAATTCACATCAGCATGTTCACGTTACTTCTTGCCAGGTTCTCTGGAAAACTCTCCCATCAGCAGTTAACGGGAGGGTTTAACCTAGAAACCGAGCACAGCGCAAAGCAAAAAACCGTGCAAAATATTTACAGCGCGTTTGGGCTAACGCACGACACGCGACGCGGGGCCGTCGCAGCTCCCCGGGAGCTCCGCAGGGCAGGCCAGGGTGGGCTGGCGTCGCAGCACGCACCGAGACCGGCACCTCAAGGTTGGGGCCTCGTCTCAGCTTTGACCCTTACGAGGAGCATCGTCCTCTCCAAGGCCCTTCTCCCCATCCGTGCCGCGGGTCACCGTCACCTTCCTCCCCGGGGCGCTCGGCTGGAAGTGTCTCTCCACGcacgctccccccgccccgaggagACGGGGTCTTTCAGCAGCTAAGTACCTTGTACGCAGCGGGATCTGTCTTTAGAGGCAAAGCATATAATCTGACACGGAAAGGACAGTGCTTCCTCATGCATGCCAAGCTGACAGCACTTCGCTTTGCTTATAGCAGATTTAAACCATCATTCTACAGGCGAAACTAAGCTAAGTTCAGCCCTACACAGATCTCAAGCTGCTGGAGTCAACAGGCCTCGCGAGTGGGTTAGAGGAATTCACGGAGCAGGTCTAAGGACCCAATTCAGCAAAGCACAACTGCAGGCTCAAGTCTGAGCACAGGTATCGCCTGTGCCGAATTACTGGGAATCCACGGCGGGAGCGGCAGTTCCCGCACAGCGCAGGCGGAGAGGACCGAGCGCCCTGCAGACGGGATGGCGGTGGCCCATCTTGGGGCTTCTTCAAGGACAAAGATCCAAGCAGGATGCTGACATCATTGCTTTACTCCTCCTCTTCCAGGGTTTTCTACTTGCTTTTACTAGGCCTAGTCTTGGAACCAAGCTACATACGAAACATTTCCTGAAATCATCAAAAAGCCACTTCATTACTTAGACAAACGACCAGTTTGACCATACTAAGCAACTGGCGCATAACTGGAAAATTCCCCTCGCTGCAGCATTGCCCAAGCAGAACCACCCTGAAAAGAGCTCTCTGCTGCGACTGCTGTATCGCATCCAAACGCTGCAACCATTTATGGAAAGCATCGTCATCGTTACACTGTCACTCATTTACAGCCAAACTCGTTAGGTTTCTATAGGAGGAAAAATGCCCTAGCGTGGATCGCAGCCGAGACAGATGGTGAACTGCGAAGCGATGAGCCGAGCCGGGGAAGACGGAGGCAATCCAGACGATTTCGGTCGCAACGCTACGCTCACGCTGCCCAACCCACAGCTATTTTCACCGCTGCCCAGTGCCGCAGTTCCTGATGAAGGATGAGACAAATCACTCTTATAAAGGAGTTCAGCCTTTTCTGTCAGCATTTGTTTCCCGTACCAAAGCCAGCGAGCCCACCCACGGGCCCAGCAGGGCCCCCGAAGTTACACAGCTCTGCTAAAGCAAAGCCGGGGCGGACGGGATACGGCATCCCGGCACTGCAAAGCTGAACCCGAAACGCAGCTGACAGCACGGCTCAATGCAGAGCGCATTTGCGGTCGTTATTCAATGACATCTTATATCTACAAAGACCCACCACAGACAGCAGTTTCATTAGCTCATTTTTATTGCAGttccttttcacattttcatcttttctttgaaTTTGAAACCTCTTGGCTGTAAAATATAAAACCACTTCTATACAGAAGAAGTACTCAAAGGAGAAAGTGGAATGGATTAATTTGTGTCTTTTAACAAACATGACAGTACCTATTTCCAACAGGttaaaaatacaggatttttcttACCAGTCCATTCCTCAGCAGCATCCCTGCCTACATTTAGTTTTGCAATGGCTACGGTGCCCATGAATCTTCATTTTCCAAACTCATGGACCTTGTTCGTTGATAAGGCAATTGCAAAAACATGACAGAAGGGACGCTAGATCTCATTGACTTTTCTTCCTTACAGAACTCAATTTCCTTTTGCTGTCAGCCTCTCAAACGCCTATGAGAAATGCTTACAGCATATGgttagaaaatagatttttcaatAGCTGGTAAAGCTAAACTTCGAATCATAATTGTACAGTACGATACACAACAACCGGAATACCTTTATTACTTAGGAAACTATGtagtacaaaatattttctatagcaCAATATATTTGTGTGACCCATATTTACATATTCTATAAGGCTATTTAGAATGATATAAAAAATTGTTATCTATACAGTAGCTCCTTTAAAAACAGGCTCGATACTCTCATCGCGTTTAACACGGAAAGAGGAAAACCCATAAGCCATTAGACCttgtctttcctccttttccaaatcCCAGCAATAGCATGAAGAGCTATTTCGGATGACAATTTTGTGACGGTACGTGGAGCTAGGAGGGCGGCTGCCGCGAGGGGTCCCCCGTCGGcgcggggcagccctgggggccacCGACGCCCGGGCTCTGCCATCCCGGGCGAGAGGCCCCAGCGGACGGCACCCCCGGGCCCCAGCTAAACCTCCGTGGAGGCTGGTCTCTGCCCCCTAAGTCCTGTCCTCCCTAaaagcacttctttttttccttaattcacaCGAGGATCCAGGAAGAACTACAGCTGATGACGCTCGTGAGTTCAGAGGTCGAGTCAATGtgaaaacaaacatttgcttttccttcGCAGCGTTCCTATTTCGAGCGGGACGGAGCGGCTCGACCTGGGGCCCGCCCCGAGGGCAGCGCCGGGTTCCCTTCGCTAACGCAGCGCCGCGGGCGCCCCGGCACCTGGGACGGGGGCCGGCTGCTTTGCTGCATCCGCACCACGGATTTGCACAACTGTCCCTCAGGAACGGGACAGCAGATCTCTGACCAACAGCGTCTTCTCCAGTACAGCTATAACGGCAGCACAATGCTTCTACGGGAATAGTTTGTTTTCGTTGGGGCTGATTTTGCAATAGCAGTAAATTATGCCGAAAACATGGCTACAGAAGCACATCCCTACCCCAGGACACGCCGTGGCAGGCAGGACTCAACGTGGATGCAGCtactgcaggagagcagagccgTGCACCAGCCTGCTGAAACATCCCATCTCCAAGCAAACGAGCTGTCCCGGTAGGAAGTGCAGTTTTACCGTTCAAAGTTATCTACCTGCATTCTCCAGTAACCCCCTTCCACCACATCACGTGCACAGAACACATTGCTGTTTCCCAAAATGTTACATTCAACTGACTTCGCGATTCTTAACAAAACAAATCAGGCCTGGTTCATGCCAGTAATTCTGCTCTCCTCCTGCGGATCCACTCTAACCACATTTCTGGTACCGCAAAACTGGGACATATTTGGACTGGGACCACAGGATTTCTGGATATGCAATTCCTTTGGCTCCAGACAGTCAAATAAAATGTGTGCCAAAGACATTCCTGCTGTTTACAGGCAGTAATACTAAGGGCAATATCACTGTACTATCAgcaatagggttttttttccccccatagtAAGTGAAATGGTTAGAGACAGAAGTTCATTTCACTGGGCATAAACTTAAAGGACTGTACAAATATTAATATGATATTTGTCCTGGAACTGCTCTGATCTCCACCAATATATTTTGGTGTATCACCTCTCCAAGTAACACCAACATCAAACCACATCCACAGTTTAACTCCCTAAGACAGGAAGCATATTTCAGTATGTTTGCACACGTACTTAAGGTTATCACCTAACTGATGATGCTGCTCCAGATAAAACAACTGAATAACAGTTTGCACTTATAAATCTGACGTAAAATGCATCCAACAGTTTGCCAATAATTGTCTGCAAACAAAATACCAGAGTGAAGGAAAACCTCTGTGCAAGCATAAAGGTGGGAGGTTTGAGTCCCGCCAGACCACATTCTGAAAAGGTTTTGGAGTTCAAAGGCTGAAGAGTAGAAATGTCGCATCTTTCTATACAGTAAATAGAAGCAATACCAAAGCAGTAAACTTCTGAACAAATAACTACTAAAATTAAAGCTATACAAACTTTAGCGAGGTGAATCtgcaaatggaaagtgaaaagaaagaaatccatagCTGGAGGTTGCAGTAAAAAGAAATAGGAAGGCTGTCTGCATCCAAAAATGACAAATTAAAACAGAGGGAGGATTTCTGTTAATAGTAAGAGGAAAAATGCaatcagaaaagaaacatttctaaattCCACAAACCATgtactttcactttttaaaaaggtgCTCTACTGACACAGCTTTTGAAGaaatagcaggggaaaaaaaagcagaataatctTAAAG
This is a stretch of genomic DNA from Dromaius novaehollandiae isolate bDroNov1 chromosome 17, bDroNov1.hap1, whole genome shotgun sequence. It encodes these proteins:
- the CRYBB3 gene encoding beta-crystallin B3, which translates into the protein MTEQQSPPEQMATGEGAGERGGNYKITIYEMENFQGKKCELTEELPNIAEKALEKVGSIQVESGPWLGFERQAFAGEQFVLEKGDYPRWDSWSSSRSSDSLMSIRPIQIDSPDHKLHLFENAGFAGRKMEIVDDDVPSLWAHGFQDRVASARALNGTWVGYEYPGYRGRQYVLEKGEYRHWNEWDASQPLIQSVRRIRDQQWHQRGAFENS